One window of the Cherax quadricarinatus isolate ZL_2023a chromosome 41, ASM3850222v1, whole genome shotgun sequence genome contains the following:
- the Polr2D gene encoding DNA-directed RNA polymerase II subunit RPB4, translated as MVVLLSFHYYCEVIMAEVQCSTDTTEEDATELQFPKEFEKAETLLISEVQMLLEHRKQTNENAEEEQELNERFMKTLNYCERFSKFKNRTTIKAIRELLNQKKLHKFELAALANLCPETPEEAKALIPSLEGRFEDEELRILLEDMATQRSFQC; from the coding sequence ATGGTGGTACTCCTCTCTTTTCACTATTATTGTGAAGTTATCATGGCTGAGGTTCAGTGCAGCACTGATACAACTGAGGAAGATGCTACCGAACTCCAGTTCCCAAAAGAGTTCGAAAAGGCTGAGACCCTGCTGATCTCGGAAGTTCAGATGCTGCTTGAACATCGTAAGCAAACTAACGAAAATGCAGAGGAAGAACAGGAATTGAATGAGAGGTTTATGAAAACTCTCAACTACTGTGAGAGGTTTTCAAAGTTCAAGAACAGAACAACAATAAAGGCAATTCGTGAGTTGCTAAACCAGAAGAAGCTGCATAAGTTTGAACTGGCTGCATTGGCCAACTTATGTCCAGAAACTCCTGAAGAAGCAAAGGCTCTGATTCCAAGTTTGGAGGGACGATTTGAAGATGAGGAACTTCGAATTCTCCTGGAGGACATGGCAACTCAGAGAAGTTTCCAATGTTGA